One window of the Diospyros lotus cultivar Yz01 chromosome 12, ASM1463336v1, whole genome shotgun sequence genome contains the following:
- the LOC127787387 gene encoding L-lactate dehydrogenase B-like, translating to MQQKSSSSSSLGPGGLDIAQALFKPLQNAAPPSPIRRHTKISVVGTGNVGMAIAQTILTQDLADEIALVDVNPDKLRGEMLDLQHAAAFLPRTTILASVDYSITASSDLCIVTAGARQNLGESRLNLLQRNVVLFSNIIPPLAHHSPDAILLIVSNPVDALTYVAWKLSGFHPNRVIGSGTNLDSSRFRFLIADHLDVNAQDVQAYIVGEHGDSSVALWSSISVGGVPVLSFLERQQIPVEKETLEQIHKQVVDGAYEVISLKGYTSWAIGYSVASLARTILRDQRRIHPVSVLAKGFYGIDGDVFLSLPAQLGRGGVLAVTNVHLTGEETQKLRHSAKTILEVQSQLGI from the exons ATGCAACAGAAGAGCAGTTCGTCGTCGTCCTTGGGTCCCGGCGGCCTAGACATCGCGCAGGCCCTCTTCAAGCCGCTGCAGAACGCTGCCCCGCCGTCGCCCATCAGGCGTCACACCAAGATCTCCGTCGTCGGCACCGGCAACGTCGGCATGGCCATCGCCCAGACCATCCTCACACAGGACCTGGCCGACGAGATCGCCCTCGTCGACGTCAACCCCGACAAGCTCCGCGGCGAGATGCTCGACCTCCAGCACGCCGCCGCCTTCCTCCCCCGCACCACCATCCTCGCCTCCGTCGACTACTCCATCACTGCCTCCTCCGACCTCTGCATCGTCACCGCAGGCGCCCGCCAGAATCTGGGAGAGTCCAGGCTCAACCTGCTGCAGAGGAACGTTGTGCTTTTCTCCAACATCATCCCGCCGCTCGCGCATCACTCCCCCGACGCGATCTTGCTGATCGTGTCCAATCCCGTCGACGCGCTGACCTACGTTGCGTGGAAGCTCTCTGGGTTTCACCCGAACCGGGTTATCGGGTCGGGCACCAACCTGGATTCGTCTCGCTTCCGGTTCCTGATCGCCGATCATCTAGACGTCAACGCTCAGGACGTGCAG GCATACATTGTTGGCGAGCACGGCGACAGCTCGGTGGCGCTATGGTCGAGCATCAGCGTGGGAGGAGTACCGGTGCTGAGCTTCCTGGAAAGACAGCAAATCCCAGTTGAGAAAGAAACATTGGAGCAAATTCACAAGCAGGTGGTGGACGGCGCGTACGAAGTCATTAGTCTGAAGGGCTACACGTCGTGGGCAATCGGCTACTCGGTGGCCAGCCTCGCCCGGACCATTCTCAGAGACCAGAGGAGGATCCACCCAGTCTCCGTCCTCGCGAAAGGGTTCTACGGCATCGATGGAGATGTGTTCCTGAGCCTGCCGGCGCAGCTGGGCCGCGGCGGGGTTTTGGCGGTGACTAACGTGCATCTGACGGGGGAGGAGACGCAGAAGCTCAGGCACTCGGCGAAGACTATATTGGAGGTGCAGAGCCAGTTGGGTATTTGA